The Pongo abelii isolate AG06213 chromosome 20, NHGRI_mPonAbe1-v2.0_pri, whole genome shotgun sequence genome window below encodes:
- the MAN2B1 gene encoding lysosomal alpha-mannosidase isoform X4, which yields MGAYARASGVCARGCLDAAGPWTMSRALRPPLPPLCFFLLLLLAAPGARAGGYETCPTVQPNMLNVHLVPHTHDDVGWLKTVDQYFYGIKNDIQHAGVQYILDSVISALLADPTRRFIYVEIAFFSRWWHQQTNATQEVVRDLVRQGRLEFANGGWVMNDEAATHYGAIVDQMTLGLHFLEDTFGNDGRPRVAWHIDPFGHSREQASLFAQMGFDGFFFGRLDYQDKWVRMQKLEMEQVWRASASLKPPTADLFTGVLPNGYNPPRNLCWDVLCDDQPVVEDPHSPEYNAKELVDYFLNVATAQGRYYRTNHIVMTMGSDFQYENANMWFKNLDKLIRLVNAQQQAKGSGVHVLYSTPACYLWELNKANLTWSVKHDDFFPYADGPHQFWTGYFSSRPALKRYERLSYNFLQVCNQLEALVGLAANVGPYGSGDSAPLNEAMAVLQHHDAISGTSRQHVANDYARQLAAGWGPCEVLLSNALARLRGFKDHFIFCRQLNISICPLTQTAARFQVIVYNPLGRKVNWMVRLPVSEGVFVVKDPNGRTVPSDVVIFPSSDSQAHPPELLFSASLPALGFSTYSVAQVPRWKPQAHAPQPIPRRSWSPALTIENEHIRATFDPDTGLLMEIMNMNQQLLLPVRQTFFWYNASIGDNESDQASGAYIFRPNQQKPLPVSRWAQIHLVKTPLVQEVHQNFSAWCSQVVRLYPGQRHLELEWSVGPIPVGDTWGKEVISRFDTPLETKGRFYTDSNGREILERRQDYRPTWKLNQTEPVAGNYYPVNTRIYITVALPHPAPPHLDGKDGNMQLTVLTDRSQGGSSLRDGSLELMVHRRLLKDDGRGVSEPLMENGSGAWVRGRHLVLLDTAQAAAAGHRLLAEQEVLAPQVVLAPDGGAAYNLGAPPRTQDLFSTFTITRLQETTLVANQLREAASRLKWTTNTGPTPHQTPYQLDPANITLEPMEIRTFLASVQWKEVDG from the exons ATGGGCGCCTACGCGCGGGCTTCGGGGGTCTGCGCTCGCGGCTGCCTGGACGCAGCAGGCCCCTGGACCATGTCCCGCGCCCTGCGGCCACCGCTTCCGCCTCtctgctttttccttttgttgttgctgGCGGCTCCTGGTGCTCGGGCCGGGGGATACGAG ACATGCCCCACAGTGCAGCCGAACATGCTGAACGTGCACCTGGTGCCTCACACACATGATGACGTGGGCTGGCTCAAAACCGTGGACCAGTACTTTTATGGAA TCAAGAATGACATCCAGCACGCCGGTGTGCAGTACATCCTGGACTCGGTCATCTCTGCCTTGCTGGCAGATCCCACACGTCGCTTCATTTACGTGGAGATTGCCTTCTTCTCCCGTTGGTGGCACCAGCAGACAAATGCCACACAGGAAGTCGTGCGAGACCTTGTGCGCCAGG GGCGCCTGGAGTTCGCCAACGGTGGCTGGGTAATGAACGATGAGGCAGCCACCCACTACGGTGCCATCGTGGACCAGATGACACTCGGGCTGCACTTTCTGGAGGACACATTTGGCAATGACGGGCGACCCCGTGTGGCCTGGCACATTGACCCCTTCGGCCACTCTCGGGAGCAGGCCTCGCTGTTTGCGCAG ATGGGCTTTGATGGCTTCTTCTTTGGGCGCCTTGATTATCAAGATAAGTGGGTACGGATGCAGAAGCTGGAGATGGAGCAGGTGTGGCGGGCCAGCGCCAGCCTGAAGCCCCCGACTGCGGACCTCTTCACTG GTGTGCTTCCCAATGGTTACAACCCGCCAAGGAATCTGTGCTGGGATGTGCTGTGTGATGATCAGCCGGTGGTGGAGGACCCCCACAGCCCCGAGTACAACGCCAAGGAGCTGGTCGATTACTTCCTAAATGTGGCCACTGCCCAG GGCCGGTATTACCGCACCAACCACATTGTGATGACCATGGGCTCGGACTTCCAATATGAGAATGCCAACATGTGGTTCAAGAACCTTGACAAGCTCATCCGGCTGGTAAATGCGCAG CAGCAGGCAAAAGGAAGCGGTGTCCATGTTCTCTACTCCACCCCCGCTTGTTACCTCTGGGAGCTGAACAAGGCCAACCTCACCTG GTCAGTGAAACATGACGACTTCTTCCCTTACGCGGATGGCCCCCACCAGTTCTGGACCGGTTACTTTTCCAGTCGGCCGGCCCTCAAACGCTACGAGCGCCTCAGCTACAACTTCCTGCAG GTGTGCAACCAGCTGGAGGCGCTGGTGGGCCTGGCGGCCAACGTGGGACCCTATGGCTCCGGAGACAGTGCACCCCTCA ATGAGGCGATGGCTGTGCTCCAGCATCACGACGCCATCAGCGGCACCTCCCGCCAGCACGTGGCCAACGACTACGCGCGCCAGCTTGCTGCAGGCTGGGGGCCTTGCGAG GTTCTTCTGAGCAACGCGCTGGCTCGGCTCAGAGGCTTCAAAGATCACTTCATCTTTTGCCGACAGCTAAACATCAGCATCTGCCCGCTCACCCAGACGGCGGCGCGC TTCCAGGTCATAGTTTATAATCCCCTGGGGCGGAAGGTGAATTGGATGGTACGGCTGCCGGTCAGCGAAGGCGTTTTCGTTGTGAAGGACCCCAATGGCAGGACAGTGCCCAGCGAT GTGGTGATATTTCCCAGCTCAGACAGCCAGGCGCACCCTCCGGAGCTGCTGTTCTCAGCCTCACTGCCTGCCCTGGGCTTCAGCACCTATTCAGTAGCCCAGGTGCCTCGCTGGAAGCCCCAGGCCCACGCACCACAGCCCATCCCCAGGAGATCCTGGTCCCCTGCTTTAACCATCGAAAATGag CACATCCGGGCAACGTTTGATCCTGACACAGGGCTGTTGATGGAGATTATGAACATGAATCAGCAACTCCTGCTGCCTGTTCGCCAGACCTTCTTCTG GTACAACGCCAGTATAGGTGACAACGAAAGTGACCAGGCCTCGGGTGCCTACATCTTCAGACCCAACCAACAGAAACCACTGCCTGTGAGCCGCTGGGCTCAGATCCACCTGGTGAAG ACGCCCTTGGTGCAGGAGGTGCACCAGAACTTCTCAGCCTGGTGTTCCCAGGTGGTTCGCCTGTACCCGGGACAGCGGCACCTGGAGCTAGAGTGGTCGGTGGGGCCGATACCTGTGGG CGACACCTGGGGGAAAGAGGTCATCAGCCGTTTTGACACACCGCTGGAGACAAAGGGACGCTTCTACACAGACAGCAACGGCCGGGAGATCctggagaggag gcaggaTTATCGACCCACCTGGAAACTGAACCAGACGGAGCCCGTGGCAGGAAACTACTATCCAGTCAACACCCGGATTTACATCACGGTAGCTCTCCCCCACCCTGCACCTCCCCACCTCGATGGAAAG GATGGAAACATGCAGCTGACTGTGCTGACTGACCGCTCCCAGGGGGGCAGCAGCCTCAGAGATGGCTCGCTGGAGCTCATG GTGCACCGAAGGCTGCTGAAGGACGATGGACGCGGAGTATCGGAGCCACTAATGGAGAACGGGTCGGGGGCGTGGGTGCGAGGGCGCCACCTGGTGCTGCTGGACACAGCCCAGGCTGCAGCCGCCGGGCACCGGCTCCTGGCGGAGCAGGAGGTCCTGGCCCCTCAGGTGGTGCTGGCCCCGGATGGCGGCGCCGCCTACAATCTCGGGGCTCCTCCGCGCACGCAG GACCTGTTctccaccttcaccatcacccGCCTGCAGGAGACCACGCTGGTGGCCAACCAGCTCCGCGAGGCAGCTTCCAGGCTCAAGTGGACAACAAACACAG GCCCCACACCCCACCAAACTCCCTACCAGCTGGACCCAGCCAACATCACGCTGGAACCCATGGAAATCCGCACTTTCCTGGCCTCAGTTCAATGGAAGGAGGTGGATGGTTAG
- the MAN2B1 gene encoding lysosomal alpha-mannosidase isoform X6 yields the protein MGAYARASGVCARGCLDAAGPWTMSRALRPPLPPLCFFLLLLLAAPGARAGGYETCPTVQPNMLNVHLVPHTHDDVGWLKTVDQYFYGIKNDIQHAGVQYILDSVISALLADPTRRFIYVEIAFFSRWWHQQTNATQEVVRDLVRQGRLEFANGGWVMNDEAATHYGAIVDQMTLGLHFLEDTFGNDGRPRVAWHIDPFGHSREQASLFAQMGFDGFFFGRLDYQDKWVRMQKLEMEQVWRASASLKPPTADLFTGVLPNGYNPPRNLCWDVLCDDQPVVEDPHSPEYNAKELVDYFLNVATAQGRYYRTNHIVMTMGSDFQYENANMWFKNLDKLIRLVNAQQQAKGSGVHVLYSTPACYLWELNKANLTWSVKHDDFFPYADGPHQFWTGYFSSRPALKRYERLSYNFLQVCNQLEALVGLAANVGPYGSGDSAPLNEAMAVLQHHDAISGTSRQHVANDYARQLAAGWGPCEVLLSNALARLRGFKDHFIFCRQLNISICPLTQTAARFQVIVYNPLGRKVNWMVRLPVSEGVFVVKDPNGRTVPSDVVIFPSSDSQAHPPELLFSASLPALGFSTYSVAQVPRWKPQAHAPQPIPRRSWSPALTIENEHIRATFDPDTGLLMEIMNMNQQLLLPVRQTFFWYNASIGDNESDQASGAYIFRPNQQKPLPVSRWAQIHLVKTPLVQEVHQNFSAWCSQVVRLYPGQRHLELEWSVGPIPVGDTWGKEVISRFDTPLETKGRFYTDSNGREILERRQDYRPTWKLNQTEPVAGNYYPVNTRIYITDGNMQLTVLTDRSQGGSSLRDGSLELMVHRRLLKDDGRGVSEPLMENGSGAWVRGRHLVLLDTAQAAAAGHRLLAEQEVLAPQVVLAPDGGAAYNLGAPPRTQDLFSTFTITRLQETTLVANQLREAASRLKWTTNTGPTPHQTPYQLDPANITLEPMEIRTFLASVQWKEVDG from the exons ATGGGCGCCTACGCGCGGGCTTCGGGGGTCTGCGCTCGCGGCTGCCTGGACGCAGCAGGCCCCTGGACCATGTCCCGCGCCCTGCGGCCACCGCTTCCGCCTCtctgctttttccttttgttgttgctgGCGGCTCCTGGTGCTCGGGCCGGGGGATACGAG ACATGCCCCACAGTGCAGCCGAACATGCTGAACGTGCACCTGGTGCCTCACACACATGATGACGTGGGCTGGCTCAAAACCGTGGACCAGTACTTTTATGGAA TCAAGAATGACATCCAGCACGCCGGTGTGCAGTACATCCTGGACTCGGTCATCTCTGCCTTGCTGGCAGATCCCACACGTCGCTTCATTTACGTGGAGATTGCCTTCTTCTCCCGTTGGTGGCACCAGCAGACAAATGCCACACAGGAAGTCGTGCGAGACCTTGTGCGCCAGG GGCGCCTGGAGTTCGCCAACGGTGGCTGGGTAATGAACGATGAGGCAGCCACCCACTACGGTGCCATCGTGGACCAGATGACACTCGGGCTGCACTTTCTGGAGGACACATTTGGCAATGACGGGCGACCCCGTGTGGCCTGGCACATTGACCCCTTCGGCCACTCTCGGGAGCAGGCCTCGCTGTTTGCGCAG ATGGGCTTTGATGGCTTCTTCTTTGGGCGCCTTGATTATCAAGATAAGTGGGTACGGATGCAGAAGCTGGAGATGGAGCAGGTGTGGCGGGCCAGCGCCAGCCTGAAGCCCCCGACTGCGGACCTCTTCACTG GTGTGCTTCCCAATGGTTACAACCCGCCAAGGAATCTGTGCTGGGATGTGCTGTGTGATGATCAGCCGGTGGTGGAGGACCCCCACAGCCCCGAGTACAACGCCAAGGAGCTGGTCGATTACTTCCTAAATGTGGCCACTGCCCAG GGCCGGTATTACCGCACCAACCACATTGTGATGACCATGGGCTCGGACTTCCAATATGAGAATGCCAACATGTGGTTCAAGAACCTTGACAAGCTCATCCGGCTGGTAAATGCGCAG CAGCAGGCAAAAGGAAGCGGTGTCCATGTTCTCTACTCCACCCCCGCTTGTTACCTCTGGGAGCTGAACAAGGCCAACCTCACCTG GTCAGTGAAACATGACGACTTCTTCCCTTACGCGGATGGCCCCCACCAGTTCTGGACCGGTTACTTTTCCAGTCGGCCGGCCCTCAAACGCTACGAGCGCCTCAGCTACAACTTCCTGCAG GTGTGCAACCAGCTGGAGGCGCTGGTGGGCCTGGCGGCCAACGTGGGACCCTATGGCTCCGGAGACAGTGCACCCCTCA ATGAGGCGATGGCTGTGCTCCAGCATCACGACGCCATCAGCGGCACCTCCCGCCAGCACGTGGCCAACGACTACGCGCGCCAGCTTGCTGCAGGCTGGGGGCCTTGCGAG GTTCTTCTGAGCAACGCGCTGGCTCGGCTCAGAGGCTTCAAAGATCACTTCATCTTTTGCCGACAGCTAAACATCAGCATCTGCCCGCTCACCCAGACGGCGGCGCGC TTCCAGGTCATAGTTTATAATCCCCTGGGGCGGAAGGTGAATTGGATGGTACGGCTGCCGGTCAGCGAAGGCGTTTTCGTTGTGAAGGACCCCAATGGCAGGACAGTGCCCAGCGAT GTGGTGATATTTCCCAGCTCAGACAGCCAGGCGCACCCTCCGGAGCTGCTGTTCTCAGCCTCACTGCCTGCCCTGGGCTTCAGCACCTATTCAGTAGCCCAGGTGCCTCGCTGGAAGCCCCAGGCCCACGCACCACAGCCCATCCCCAGGAGATCCTGGTCCCCTGCTTTAACCATCGAAAATGag CACATCCGGGCAACGTTTGATCCTGACACAGGGCTGTTGATGGAGATTATGAACATGAATCAGCAACTCCTGCTGCCTGTTCGCCAGACCTTCTTCTG GTACAACGCCAGTATAGGTGACAACGAAAGTGACCAGGCCTCGGGTGCCTACATCTTCAGACCCAACCAACAGAAACCACTGCCTGTGAGCCGCTGGGCTCAGATCCACCTGGTGAAG ACGCCCTTGGTGCAGGAGGTGCACCAGAACTTCTCAGCCTGGTGTTCCCAGGTGGTTCGCCTGTACCCGGGACAGCGGCACCTGGAGCTAGAGTGGTCGGTGGGGCCGATACCTGTGGG CGACACCTGGGGGAAAGAGGTCATCAGCCGTTTTGACACACCGCTGGAGACAAAGGGACGCTTCTACACAGACAGCAACGGCCGGGAGATCctggagaggag gcaggaTTATCGACCCACCTGGAAACTGAACCAGACGGAGCCCGTGGCAGGAAACTACTATCCAGTCAACACCCGGATTTACATCACG GATGGAAACATGCAGCTGACTGTGCTGACTGACCGCTCCCAGGGGGGCAGCAGCCTCAGAGATGGCTCGCTGGAGCTCATG GTGCACCGAAGGCTGCTGAAGGACGATGGACGCGGAGTATCGGAGCCACTAATGGAGAACGGGTCGGGGGCGTGGGTGCGAGGGCGCCACCTGGTGCTGCTGGACACAGCCCAGGCTGCAGCCGCCGGGCACCGGCTCCTGGCGGAGCAGGAGGTCCTGGCCCCTCAGGTGGTGCTGGCCCCGGATGGCGGCGCCGCCTACAATCTCGGGGCTCCTCCGCGCACGCAG GACCTGTTctccaccttcaccatcacccGCCTGCAGGAGACCACGCTGGTGGCCAACCAGCTCCGCGAGGCAGCTTCCAGGCTCAAGTGGACAACAAACACAG GCCCCACACCCCACCAAACTCCCTACCAGCTGGACCCAGCCAACATCACGCTGGAACCCATGGAAATCCGCACTTTCCTGGCCTCAGTTCAATGGAAGGAGGTGGATGGTTAG
- the MAN2B1 gene encoding lysosomal alpha-mannosidase isoform X3, whose product MGAYARASGVCARGCLDAAGPWTMSRALRPPLPPLCFFLLLLLAAPGARAGGYETCPTVQPNMLNVHLVPHTHDDVGWLKTVDQYFYGIKNDIQHAGVQYILDSVISALLADPTRRFIYVEIAFFSRWWHQQTNATQEVVRDLVRQGRLEFANGGWVMNDEAATHYGAIVDQMTLGLHFLEDTFGNDGRPRVAWHIDPFGHSREQASLFAQMGFDGFFFGRLDYQDKWVRMQKLEMEQVWRASASLKPPTADLFTGVLPNGYNPPRNLCWDVLCDDQPVVEDPHSPEYNAKELVDYFLNVATAQGRYYRTNHIVMTMGSDFQYENANMWFKNLDKLIRLVNAQQQAKGSGVHVLYSTPACYLWELNKANLTWSVKHDDFFPYADGPHQFWTGYFSSRPALKRYERLSYNFLQVCNQLEALVGLAANVGPYGSGDSAPLNEAMAVLQHHDAISGTSRQHVANDYARQLAAGWGPCEVLLSNALARLRGFKDHFIFCRQLNISICPLTQTAARFQVIVYNPLGRKVNWMVRLPVSEGVFVVKDPNGRTVPSDVVIFPSSDSQAHPPELLFSASLPALGFSTYSVAQVPRWKPQAHAPQPIPRRSWSPALTIENEHIRATFDPDTGLLMEIMNMNQQLLLPVRQTFFWYNASIGDNESDQASGAYIFRPNQQKPLPVSRWAQIHLVKTPLVQEVHQNFSAWCSQVVRLYPGQRHLELEWSVGPIPVGDTWGKEVISRFDTPLETKGRFYTDSNGREILERRQDYRPTWKLNQTEPVAGNYYPVNTRIYITDGNMQLTVLTDRSQGGSSLRDGSLELMVHRRLLKDDGRGVSEPLMENGSGAWVRGRHLVLLDTAQAAAAGHRLLAEQEVLAPQVVLAPDGGAAYNLGAPPRTQFSGLRRDLPPSVHLLTLASWGPEMVLLRLEHQFAVGEDSGRNLSAPVTLNLRDLFSTFTITRLQETTLVANQLREAASRLKWTTNTGPTPHQTPYQLDPANITLEPMEIRTFLASVQWKEVDG is encoded by the exons ATGGGCGCCTACGCGCGGGCTTCGGGGGTCTGCGCTCGCGGCTGCCTGGACGCAGCAGGCCCCTGGACCATGTCCCGCGCCCTGCGGCCACCGCTTCCGCCTCtctgctttttccttttgttgttgctgGCGGCTCCTGGTGCTCGGGCCGGGGGATACGAG ACATGCCCCACAGTGCAGCCGAACATGCTGAACGTGCACCTGGTGCCTCACACACATGATGACGTGGGCTGGCTCAAAACCGTGGACCAGTACTTTTATGGAA TCAAGAATGACATCCAGCACGCCGGTGTGCAGTACATCCTGGACTCGGTCATCTCTGCCTTGCTGGCAGATCCCACACGTCGCTTCATTTACGTGGAGATTGCCTTCTTCTCCCGTTGGTGGCACCAGCAGACAAATGCCACACAGGAAGTCGTGCGAGACCTTGTGCGCCAGG GGCGCCTGGAGTTCGCCAACGGTGGCTGGGTAATGAACGATGAGGCAGCCACCCACTACGGTGCCATCGTGGACCAGATGACACTCGGGCTGCACTTTCTGGAGGACACATTTGGCAATGACGGGCGACCCCGTGTGGCCTGGCACATTGACCCCTTCGGCCACTCTCGGGAGCAGGCCTCGCTGTTTGCGCAG ATGGGCTTTGATGGCTTCTTCTTTGGGCGCCTTGATTATCAAGATAAGTGGGTACGGATGCAGAAGCTGGAGATGGAGCAGGTGTGGCGGGCCAGCGCCAGCCTGAAGCCCCCGACTGCGGACCTCTTCACTG GTGTGCTTCCCAATGGTTACAACCCGCCAAGGAATCTGTGCTGGGATGTGCTGTGTGATGATCAGCCGGTGGTGGAGGACCCCCACAGCCCCGAGTACAACGCCAAGGAGCTGGTCGATTACTTCCTAAATGTGGCCACTGCCCAG GGCCGGTATTACCGCACCAACCACATTGTGATGACCATGGGCTCGGACTTCCAATATGAGAATGCCAACATGTGGTTCAAGAACCTTGACAAGCTCATCCGGCTGGTAAATGCGCAG CAGCAGGCAAAAGGAAGCGGTGTCCATGTTCTCTACTCCACCCCCGCTTGTTACCTCTGGGAGCTGAACAAGGCCAACCTCACCTG GTCAGTGAAACATGACGACTTCTTCCCTTACGCGGATGGCCCCCACCAGTTCTGGACCGGTTACTTTTCCAGTCGGCCGGCCCTCAAACGCTACGAGCGCCTCAGCTACAACTTCCTGCAG GTGTGCAACCAGCTGGAGGCGCTGGTGGGCCTGGCGGCCAACGTGGGACCCTATGGCTCCGGAGACAGTGCACCCCTCA ATGAGGCGATGGCTGTGCTCCAGCATCACGACGCCATCAGCGGCACCTCCCGCCAGCACGTGGCCAACGACTACGCGCGCCAGCTTGCTGCAGGCTGGGGGCCTTGCGAG GTTCTTCTGAGCAACGCGCTGGCTCGGCTCAGAGGCTTCAAAGATCACTTCATCTTTTGCCGACAGCTAAACATCAGCATCTGCCCGCTCACCCAGACGGCGGCGCGC TTCCAGGTCATAGTTTATAATCCCCTGGGGCGGAAGGTGAATTGGATGGTACGGCTGCCGGTCAGCGAAGGCGTTTTCGTTGTGAAGGACCCCAATGGCAGGACAGTGCCCAGCGAT GTGGTGATATTTCCCAGCTCAGACAGCCAGGCGCACCCTCCGGAGCTGCTGTTCTCAGCCTCACTGCCTGCCCTGGGCTTCAGCACCTATTCAGTAGCCCAGGTGCCTCGCTGGAAGCCCCAGGCCCACGCACCACAGCCCATCCCCAGGAGATCCTGGTCCCCTGCTTTAACCATCGAAAATGag CACATCCGGGCAACGTTTGATCCTGACACAGGGCTGTTGATGGAGATTATGAACATGAATCAGCAACTCCTGCTGCCTGTTCGCCAGACCTTCTTCTG GTACAACGCCAGTATAGGTGACAACGAAAGTGACCAGGCCTCGGGTGCCTACATCTTCAGACCCAACCAACAGAAACCACTGCCTGTGAGCCGCTGGGCTCAGATCCACCTGGTGAAG ACGCCCTTGGTGCAGGAGGTGCACCAGAACTTCTCAGCCTGGTGTTCCCAGGTGGTTCGCCTGTACCCGGGACAGCGGCACCTGGAGCTAGAGTGGTCGGTGGGGCCGATACCTGTGGG CGACACCTGGGGGAAAGAGGTCATCAGCCGTTTTGACACACCGCTGGAGACAAAGGGACGCTTCTACACAGACAGCAACGGCCGGGAGATCctggagaggag gcaggaTTATCGACCCACCTGGAAACTGAACCAGACGGAGCCCGTGGCAGGAAACTACTATCCAGTCAACACCCGGATTTACATCACG GATGGAAACATGCAGCTGACTGTGCTGACTGACCGCTCCCAGGGGGGCAGCAGCCTCAGAGATGGCTCGCTGGAGCTCATG GTGCACCGAAGGCTGCTGAAGGACGATGGACGCGGAGTATCGGAGCCACTAATGGAGAACGGGTCGGGGGCGTGGGTGCGAGGGCGCCACCTGGTGCTGCTGGACACAGCCCAGGCTGCAGCCGCCGGGCACCGGCTCCTGGCGGAGCAGGAGGTCCTGGCCCCTCAGGTGGTGCTGGCCCCGGATGGCGGCGCCGCCTACAATCTCGGGGCTCCTCCGCGCACGCAG TTCTCAGGGCTGCGCAGGGACCTGCCGCCCTCGGTGCACCTGCTCACGCTGGCCAGCTGGGGCCCCGAGATGGTGCTGCTGCGCTTGGAGCACCAGTTTGCCGTGGGAGAGGATTCCGGACGTAACCTGAGCGCCCCTGTTACCTTGAACTTGAGG GACCTGTTctccaccttcaccatcacccGCCTGCAGGAGACCACGCTGGTGGCCAACCAGCTCCGCGAGGCAGCTTCCAGGCTCAAGTGGACAACAAACACAG GCCCCACACCCCACCAAACTCCCTACCAGCTGGACCCAGCCAACATCACGCTGGAACCCATGGAAATCCGCACTTTCCTGGCCTCAGTTCAATGGAAGGAGGTGGATGGTTAG